AATTAGTAGTATTTAGtatatgtaataaaaagatGATATAAATGATGATATGTATTATCAATaattaattgcaagattggtccttgTGATTTATTCATAGCAATGAGGGCTCGTTTTTGAGTTCATTAGCAATTAAGTTCCGTTCTATATTGTGTGAAAAGATGATATTGCCCTTACATGTTATTGCCACGTGCAAATTTAACAACACCCGCTAACGATTCTGTTAAAAAGGACCACTCTtataaaaaattcttaaaataaagACCGATGCAACATACCTGAAAAGGGAAAGGTACAAAACCAGATGAACCAATAACTTAATTGTTTTTATCTGGCAGAGCCAGTATGAATAGCACCATATATCAGGCGAGCCACCGATATCAGCTGTAAAGAACCTTTACTCTCTTCCTTTTGCCCTGCAGCAGCTTTAACTACtcatagattaattaattaattaattaattaattaaaaatagggATGCACCAGATTCTCATGGTATCAACTGTAAAACCTTACTTACTTTGTGGATTACATCCACTATTctataatagatatatatttatcatcttGATCATTATCATTATGTAATCACTAGTAttattatgataatatatattggAAATATGGGCAGAGATCATTAACTGAGATACACTCTTCCTGAATATTcaatctcttatatatatatatatatatattatgtacaAGATTGCTAGTCTAGTTAAAGAATCAATACCCACATATATGCGGTTTACTTGATCAAGTTACTATGCTGAATTTCCATTTTCGCAATCAACCACTTATTTGGAATTTGAATTTCCCTCTTCATTGATCATTATTTTGCGATTTCttcatttggttatgtaatgatgGTGTCAAATGCAGATTGATACAAGTTAACATTTTCCATATATGTTTAAAAGCAGAAAATGAGACTACAATCACGATCTCGTCTTCAACCCTGGAAGCACTACTGTAACAAGCCCAGCAGCAGTCAACTCAATCCGATGTTGTTTGCTGTATGTCTACTGTTAGCTTCGTTGGATGTCATCAAGTCGCAGTTTTTGGTCAAGACATTGCCAGGCTTGGATGGTGAGCTTCCATTCACCCTTGAAACAGGGTAAGCTCATACTTGATTTTTAATTTCCATTCTTATGACTACTCCTCTTTGGTCTATATATAAGACAAAGGATGTGATATGCTAACCCTTATGCCAAAATTGTGGTTGAAGTTACATCGGGGTAGGAGAGTCTGACGACGAGCAGTTATTTTACTACTTCATTGAGTCTGAAGGGAACCCAGAAGATGACCCTCTCATGATATGGTTCACTGGAGGCCCTGGTTGTTCTTCCCTTTCTGGACTTATGTTTGAAATAGGTATTCCCTTgcatttgtaatttttttaccaaaaaaagttttagtttttaatagtTTGGTTTAAAACAAAGAATTTATTCATCTTTATTCATGTGtacatcatttatatatatatatttttatccaGCCCTGTTAATAAGTCATCAGACTACATATATTAGAGACAATCCTCACAACttaatgttttgtttttgaattagaagataCCAAGTTTGCAACAGCATAACTCTTTTTATATAGCTAGTTAACCTTTCATTATTAGCAACACATTGCGGGCCTGATCactattaattagaaaatatcAAGTTTGCAAGCATAACCAAATGTATGTCTATCTGACACTTCGGTGGTTGTTTTCAGGCCCATTCACTATTAATTATGCAACCTCCACTCTAGAGAATCCGATACTTGAGTTAGTGCCTTATAGTTGGACAAAGGTGTGTAATTGTAATCCTGTTTTCTTGCTTTCCCCAAAATGTGCTGAGTTTCTTAAACAAGGATGTAATGATTTCATGACTAATGTTTCCCATAACGTTTCTAATAAACATGTCAAGCTGTCAATATTTTTGATGTTAACACTGAGTATCTTGATATAATGAAATCATTACTTTTAGGTGGCCAACATTATATTTCTCGATCAGCCTGCTGGGTCTGGATTCTCTTATGCAAAAACTCCTGAAAGTTACATAACGAATGATACATTAGCGTCAAAGCTGGCTTACAGTTTTCTGAGGAAGGTACTGTCATTTTTGTGGTGAAGGAAATAATACTTCCATTTGTACATAGACAAGTGACATGTACTATTTTGAGGGTAGACACCCATGTAGTAAAATTACAATTCTTTCCAAATGGAATTCTTCCTTATGATTTATATTGGTCTTGTCAAAAATCGATGCAAACAATTTCTGCACTAGAGCAAAATGCAATTTATTGGTTTTGTTGCAAACTAAGATGGATATTTGCTTATTATGTCTACCTTGCAGTGGCTTGTGGACCATCCTAAATTTTTCAGCAATCCACTGTATGTTGGTGGTGATTCCTACAGTGGCAAAATTGTGCCACTTGTCGTTCAAGAAATCTATAACGGTACTCCCAAAGATTTTTGGTCTTTGGTATTGGAACTAGTTACTAAAACGGATTTTCCCTCCAAGTTTATTTGAACTAAATTAATGAAGTTATTCTTAAGAAAGGCAAATTCAGATATGTATGTTTCAGCTTCTTGTTTCCATCTTTTGTAGGAAATGAAATTGGTGAAGAGCAACCACTGAACATCAAGGTACAAATTTATTATTCGATTGACTTATTTAGCAAGACAGGTTATTTCATTTCTAAATTAAAATGCTAATTAAAATGAGCACATATTCATGCATTAAGTTGATTGCACTAGATTTGATCATTCCAGCACTTGAAAAAAAGTTGCACCTAAAAATTTTATGCATCATATGTTcacctttttttgttttaaatgggCTAAATGTTACTACATACTGAGAATTTTCACAACTGATGTCCATGACGGGACTTCAACTCGTGACCAGCAGGTTACGGGGAAGGTAATGGTACCAGTGGACCAAAGGCCACACGGTACTTATTCACTTATTTAAGATATAATCATTTCCAACTCAGGGGTATACGGTCGGTAATCCTTTCACAGATACAAGTGGTGACTATAATTCAAGAATTCCATTCGCTCATCATATGGCACTCTTATCAGATGCAATCTACAAGGTAATGAATTAATTACATGTGAGTTGTCTGTCTGCTTTGTGTATTTGAACTTATATGCTCCCAGACATCATTTGATTACACCTTCCCGTGCTTCTGCTTGAACCAAAGAAACCTGAAATTGAGTTATACTTATACATTATTGCAGTCTGCTAAAGAAAATTGTGGTGGAGAGTACTTGACTGTAGATCCCAACAACAGTCTGTGCATACACGCTCTTCAAACGGTAGATAAGGTACGAGAGCTAGATTCTGGTTTGGGTTATTAGCCAATAATATCATCTTCATTCTTctgattttatatttattttaataatttcttatttttgatttgtaGTGTCTTGAACGAATTAACATTAACCACATTTTAGAGCCTGTTTGTGACACTTCAAATACCTTGAAATCTGACCTATTCAGGAGGGACCTAAGAGGTCTTGACAAGACTTCTTTGGATACTTGGTCGTTACCTCAAGCTCAGAAACAATGGTGTCGAGTATTACTTTTCTCGCTCTCTTTCTCCTTTCACATGCAAagtatttttttctttagtaaACTTTACTAGTATAATGGTCATACTGAAACTTGTTATCGATCAATCACTCTTAAacgttatgtttttttataataacttcTACACTTACTTGTAGGATGACAAGAATGAATATACAGCTGCTTGGGCTAATAGAAAAGATGTGCGCGAAGCCCTTCACATCCATGAGGTTTGTAGTTAACAGCAAGTTGCAGTCATTTTCATGATAACCATGTATGAAACTGATCTCATGGCCATCAGGAATTCAACAATATCGAATGGGTGAGATGTAACGAAAGCTTGgaacatgatttttttattgaaaCCCCGTCTTATGCACACAATGTCATGAGTGTTGTTGGCTATCATAGACACTTTGCTGATAAAAAATGCCGAGCTCTTGTATACAGGTAATAGCCTCTGATAGGGCTGTCCTAATACATATAGCATCTAGAGATCTTTAGCTTTAAGAATGATCCATTACCTTATGCCTATATATCTTTCTTAATCTGAACAGTGGAGATCATGACATGGTTATCCCACATTTGGGTACGTTGAACTGGATTCAATCGCTAAACTTGCCAGTCGTAGATGATTGGAGACCCTGGTTTGTTGATGAACAAGTAGCAGGGTTAGTTGAGTTGTCATTTCACAACCGCCTTGACAAGATTAATTAATGCTAAAAATAGTTGACACTATGGTACTGACATATTTTCTTGCAGATACACCATGAAATACATGAATAGCGCCGATCAAAGCTTAATATTTGCTACTGTAAAGGTGAGAAAATCCAccccaaaatcttcccattacTATCTGAAAATTCCTGCGTCTGATTGTGAAAAATGTTTGAATTATTTGTTAGTTAAAAGATCTTAAGCATAAAAACGTTTATTGGTTTAACTTCTTGCTTATAATTATTGAAGGGAGGAGGTCACACAGCTGCAGAATTCAAACCTAAAGAATGTTTGAACATGTTTATAAGGTGGCTTGCCGATGATACTTTGTAACTGTCTCTTGAGTTTgatgtttatttttgttattgtatgtaatgtaatttatgtatccatcatatatatatgtttgtaatttGTGTATTGATTGTGATTTGTGAGAAAACGAAGATGATAAATAGGTGGAAATGCTCCCCTGGGTCATGTTTTGATAACAAACTGAATATGTGGGGCCAAGATTCACTTAAATTATGATTGTTTCCAACTTTTTGACCGTTTAACAAAAGTCAAGATTCTATTgttttacgagtattttttCATCGTTGATTTTTCTTCCTAACTAGTATTGTTCTTTCCAACTTTTGTAAAAACTtctgaaaaaaattataaatattcttaaaaactatcaaaattttggaaacatTCACACGCTCCCCATAATAACAatcttcaaatttttatttttcctaatacggaaactagtttttttttattcaaaacaaGGAAACTAGTATATTCCTTATTCATAAAGTTTGTTTTAAGTCCATTGTTTCCTTGTTtaacaattatatttatttatataaagccCGCCATTTATTCATTATCCAAAACCCAACTTTAATTAAACCGACTTTCTCCACAAACCCTTTAGATTTAACGACACATACCTTTAAGATTCATGTCGAAATCAGACTTTTTGGGTAAACGACAAGGACGATTCATGTCGATCACTCTAAGAATAATGTTGGTTTTTTTCTCACCGGTTGGACGAAATCGAATCATTTTCTCACCGGTTGGAATAATGTAGATCACTCTAAGAATAATGTTGGACGAAATCGAATTCCTTTCTCACCGGTTGGATGAGGAATGGTTTTCACAAACATAGCATATCTTGGGTAGATCCCATCCATGAGAAAATACGGGTACTTATATTCGGTTCCATTTACACTGAATGGAACGACTGGTGTTGTGTCGTCTTCATAGTAACTGAATGAGTGAGATTGATTCAATACATcaatgtcgttgtttgaaccgACAACACAAAAGTATACGCTCCAGATCCATGTATCATGTGACGCCACTACTTCAAGCACTATTGTCGGCCCGTTATGGTCACCTCTCGTGTACTGGCCACGCCAAGCCACTGGACAATTCTCCCAAGCCtagtgtgtacaatcaagactccctatatatacatttatgaattaaacctcttttatattattatatataatagacgAATACTCTCTCAATGCGACGGTGTAGGTGACGTCGTGtcggtagtggtggtggtgacttGTAGTGGCAACTGCGGCGAGGAAAATAGATAGATGATGTAAAATATTTCATGTGATTTAAGGAGTTATTGAAGGtaatttagtaaataaaaaatgcattttataaatgttttaagagattaagagattctaaaaataaaatggggGATGAAAATATGAAgctgttagacacctaagttgggtgaaaaacccctcacatacctttttttaaccataaaaatcattgggggccaaacatttattcaaaatattaaaatattggtatgtgaggggtttttcacacaagttgggtgcataacaaccCGATACTCACATTTCTCAAATAAAATACCTATATTGCTTTATAAGTAGGTATAGATTTAGagatcttattattattattattattatttgtatattactaatataaaaaattaggTGTcatttaaaaagattaaaaattgctaaataaataaatgaattgtTTACATAAAGCGTTGGAGCAAGATCATGAAATCGGAGAAAGCAATCTGGACTTTAAAGattaatttataagttttgttCAAAGATTATATTGGTTTGTAGTTTAGGATCGATGACTCATATCATTTTGGAAACCATGGATAACTAGGGAGTTTGGGCCGCCCATCAGGTAAAGAGAGTCATCTCTTTAATAACGCATAGATTGTTGTGAATGACAAAAagttgttgtagatatatcagtTCCCTTACCATAAATTTAGTTTGAAATCCAAGGcaagaaatattttaaaataaaacccaAAAACCAAATCAAAGGAAAGTTATGATGCCGCGGGTATCCATTTTTTCTTAACGGCAAAATGACAGTCACaaaatcatatttatatttactcctaagaagcaaaaaagaaataaatatttaaaaagaaaaattaaaagaaaaaaccagTTAAAAAAAGCTTCAAGAGAAAACTCTAAAAGccacaaagaaataaaatactaaaaaaaataaaaacaaaaaatacaaataaactaactatatgtaaaacaaatatgttaaaacacaaaaatattacaaaagtcataaaaaaatatatataaaaaaatttatatcaaaagttgacaaataaatgttaaaaaaagaaaatgttaaataacTAAATGTTAGTTCAAGTTATTTtctataaaagataaaatatttatggtttaaaaaggaaagtaaaatagaaaataagagggggcagaaaacaaaaaaaaaacaaattgcaagggaaaataagataaataataaGGGGGCtaaatgtaaaattttaaatcttccaaaaactaaacaaaaaaaaaaaaaaaatggagttTCGAACCCCCGAGGCCCCGACCTTACAAATAGAAAGCAGCGGCCAAACCAACTCCACCAAAGGTCaccttattaatattttgaaaaatcttatatttatcttaaaaatgcataaaaggacAAAATTGCATtgttaaaatagaaaataagaggaggtagaaaacaaaaaaaaacaaattgcaagggaaaataagataaataataaGGGGGCtaaatgtaaaattttaaatcttccaaaaactaaacaaaaaaaaaaaaaatggagttTCGAACCCCCGAGGCCCCGACCTTACAAATAGAAAGCAGCGGCCAAACCAACTCCACCAAAGGTCaccttattaatattttgaaaaatcttatatttatcttaaaaatgcataaaaggacAAAATTGCATTGTTCATAAGCGTGGGCATCAATGAGGCTACAATTAGATGGTCGATATCTCTAGGGTCAATATATTACtaatttctttatattttattttactattagTTAATACATATTGTTTCAATTATAAAACCACTCTTTAATTTTTCTAGATCTCACAATATCAATGGAAAAGTTTATTTCCTACTGATCATGTTGTCATGTTATAAATTTGTGCCAATATTAAGGGAAAAACAcaattcaataacaaaaataaatggatGGTTTTTAAAGTTAGATTTGGATACATTAACACATCGAAATGTCTTCACTTTTTCTTTGTTAATCGATCATATTTCGAATTCATCATTAGCAATGTATCTTATTTcagacattaaaaaaaatttttttcttttttttatcaattgtGATAAACTTTAATGATATGCTATTATAAATATACGTGTATTACGCAGTCAGCTATCTTGTCAACTtttcatatataacatttatacattattgttaagttatagttatatatataataaataattttaatattattcgGGTATTACCCGGATGCTTAAGCTAGTATCTACATATATGCTTAAGTCAACAACCTCCAAACAAGATTAGATAGCGTGTcatttttatagatatatacatgtgATAAAATATGTACgagtattaattagaaaaagaaaataacatcaACATACATCACATGAAtagaatatattttttaaaatgaaaagttgTTTATTTATAACGAACATGGTACTTGCGCAATACGGCAACGGTGGTGGGGAAAGCGGTCTAGTGTTGTCGGTGATTGTACTATTATCCGCGTTGCCGCGGGGTACGCTTTCTACACGACAATATTTTAGActcaaatttatgtcaaatattcgaactaaaaaataaaaaagacaattaaacatgtaacaataacaataaaaaaaaaatttaaaaatgttataaaatgcataaaaacataaacaataactatattgagtaatatttaaaatataatataaacttttaaacagTAAAATTGTAACTATGTGAAAgctatttgatgaaaacatgagaacccaaaaattagtcaagaaaataaaaacgaaaactttgatgtggggcaaatttaaaaacgttatatatacaaagggttgtcattaagggcttattacatgcatgaaaagtagtactttatatatcaataaccgccCTCCTGAATTTTTATAAGACAAAGTACAAACTTTAATGCATCAAGTTAATTAATACCGACATCCCTAAGGACTTTTATTAACAAaactatttatttaaaaagtaaaaacgtaatcatgtgaaagttatttgatgaaaacgtTAGAACCCAGAAAttaagtgtcaagaaaataaaaacgaaaactttgatgtgggcaaatttaaaaacgttatgtatataaaagacgaataaaaatagtgaaaccaaatgtttaaaagcaAAATCGTGACcaggtgaaagttatttgatgaaaacattagAACCCAGAAATTAAgtgtcaagaaaaaaaaaacgaaaactttgattcaaattaaaaatcgttatgtatataaaacgacgaataaaaatagtcaaaccaaatgtttaaaagtaaaatcgtgACCAAtcgaaagttatttgatgaaaacacgAGAACCCAATAATTTGgtgtaaaaaaatgaaaatgaaaactttaatgtgggacaaaagttaaaagatataaagtTTAGGAGGTTAAAAGTGAAATATGGTAAAAATTTATTATGTGCTATACAAACTTATACATTCCGCGCATAATTTACTTGTATATTTCTATAAGTTTTTAGTATAGTATAAATGAGTAGAAACACATCTTGAAATGACAATTGTCATTTGTGCTTTAAACCGTTTCGTTTACTATTCAGAATGAGAGAAGGCGCACGTGGTAAATGCATGTGTGTATATCGATAACGTCATAGCGAgactgaaaataaaaaaaattaatacttcGTATTTGATTAGCCATTATCTCTAATTctctataattattaattaatagtaaATATAATAGACAAAACGAATATGCTATTAGAAACATGCCGCTAGTATTTTCCTTTACAATCTCTCTCATAAAAATCATATgtgtaaatacaaaatcatccTCAAGTATGATTGCTAAGCCCGAATATAATTAGATGATATgaaatctagtattttatttttatgagaaCAACAGTAGCCATTATCTCTATATATTCCCAACTACTGTATACATCAATAATGGTGAATATCTGATTGTTTTTATCTATCAAATTAAGCCAGTATGAACAGCATCCGATTAGCTTGTTGAAGTCATCATCGATCAGGTGAGCCACCGTTAAGCTGTAAGAACCTGTACTCTCTACTTCCTTTTGCTCTGCAGCAGCATTAGCAGCTCATACTTTAGATAAGATAAGATCAATGATATGGAATGTAATAGATCGTATGATATTAACAGTAAAACCTTTacttagaaatatatatatatatatatacactctatGGATGGaggtcaataaaaaaaaacaacacggTAGCACtgaaattttgatgcattaaaagtccataaaactaacatatataatgtataactaattatatctatttaagtgtttaacaacgtacacattcatctttcaaaatcgaaacaatcatgttttttattttgggcatccatcttggatgcacaTACATCAAAAtggatgcatccaacaaaaaccGTGTTGATTTTGACGAATAGCATTCTTCATTGATCAGTATTGCACTTGCTTCATTTGGTTTAATATAATTGTACTAGCGATAGCTATCAGTCTAGAGCTCAGCTCCAAGCCTTGCTATAGCTACGCGTTAACCTTTTCcatatattatatgtttaaaaagcAAAATGAGACTAGTACTACAATCACGATCTCGTCTTCAACCCTGGAAGCACTACTGTAACAAGCCCAGCAGCAGTCAACTCAATCCGATGTTGTTTGCTGTATGTCTACTGTTAGCTTCGTTGGATGTCATCAAGTCGCAGTTTTTGGTCAAGACACTGCCAGGCTTGGATGGTGATCTTCCATTCACACTTGAAACTGGGTAAGCTCATACTTAATTAATTTCCATTTAATTATGACTACTCTGACTTGGTCTACAATTAAGGCGAATATGCTAACCCTTATACCAACAATGTGGTTTAAGTTATATAGGGGTAGGAGAGTCTGATGACGAGCAGTTATTTTACTACTTCATTGagtctgaagggaacccaaaagATGACCCTCTCATGATATGGTTAACTGGAGGCCCTGGTTGTTCTTCTCTTTCTGGACTTATGTTTGAAATAGGTATTTCTTCCATTTGTAGTATTGTTACCAAAGTGGCTTTTAGTTTCTCTTTAAAATAAGTCATTAGATTTAAAACCtaatgttttgtttttgattaacAGAGATTACATGGACATATGCCATGGCtccagaaaaaaaaatacaagctTTGAAgcagattttttttaaaacgttACATCCTTTCATTATTAGCATGACATTGCAACACTGCTTTATAATAATGTATGTCCATCTAACACTTAGATGGTTGTGTGCAGGCCCGTTCACTATTAACTATGCAATCTCCACTCTAGAGAATCCGATACTTGAAGTAGTCCCTTACAGTTGGACAAAGGTGTGTAATTGCTACCCtgtttttttttgccaaaatCTGTTAAGTTACTTAGATAAGAATGTATTGATTTCAAGGCTAATGTTTTTCATAACGTTTCCATTAAGCATGTAAGGTTTTCAATATCTTTGATGTTAACACTGATTTTCTCGATACAATGAAATCATTGCTTTTAGGTGGCCAACATTATATTTCTTGATCAACCTGCTGGGTCTGGATTCTCCTATGCAAAAACTCCTGAAACTTACATAACGAACGATACATTATCGTCAAAGCTGGCTTACAGTTTTCTGAGGAAGGTACCGTCATGTTCCTGGTGAAAGAAATCATATTTCCATTTTCCCATAAATAAAGTGACATGTACTATTTTTGAAGGTAGCCACACATGTAGCACATGTTGCCCATCTGGATCATCTCGGACTCGTATCAAACATGTCTAGTGAACAAAACTCACGACACAAAGTCACACTTTGTACATAATGAATTCTGTTAAGTTTTACAATGGacaaaaacttaaatttatagACATACATACGAACCATCGTGACTTTTCCTAAGAGTCACAATTTTACATACATAACTACCATCGTGACTTTTCCTAAAAGTTACGACCTTTCATAATTAACTCTCTATAACCGCCAATAACTACCGTTCGGTTATTGACTTTATTATTGACACAATAAGACCCTTAACTTATAATTTACAAACTCGACTCTAAATACATAAACTAATTACAGACGacccctaaaaaaaaaaaattacagacGACCCCTAAACATGGATTAATGAATTactatccaacaacacaattaCAATCCTTCAAAATGGAATTCTTATGATTTATATCGGCTTTGTCAACTATAGACGCACACAATCTCTACACTGGATCAATTTATCGGTTTTATAGAAAACTAAGATAGAAACCACTGGGTAATAGCCTAGTGGCCACCAGCCGCCACTTCTCAGGAGGGATCCTGGGTTCGAGTATtgccaaaggcaaacttgagaaATCAGGGGATTAttttaagtggttgagattcacctgGACATTAGCCTGACTAGtggattagtgggtaccaaatggtacatgggatcagggggttcccatccaattaccctttttcTTTTAGAAAACTAAGATGGATATTTGCATATTATGTAATAATGTCTACCTTTCAGTGGCTTGTGGACCATCCTAAATTTCTCAGCAATCCATTGTATGTTGGTGGTACTTCCTACAGTGGCAAAATTGTGCCCCAGATCGTTCAAGCAATCTATGACGGTACTCCCAAATACTTTTAGTCCTTGGCATTAATTAATGTAACTAGTTACTAGTTACCACTACAGATTAGCCCACTAATCAAGGGTCTTTGAACTAAACGAAGTCTTacttaagaaagaaaaattggTGAAGAGCCACTGCTGAACATCAAGGTACAAATTTATCAGCGTCTTGTTTCCATCTTTTGTAGGAAATGAAATTGGTGAAGAGCCATTGCTGAACATCAAGGTACCAGTTTATCATTTTAtcattttgacattttgtttattAGGACAGGTCATTTAATTTCTATACTACAATGCTAATTAACATGAGCACATGTTTATGGATCAACTTGATTGCACTAGATTTGGTCATTACAGCACTTGATTGCATTAACTTTTCATGGAtcacttaattaattttttttaatggtctAAATGTTACTACGTGCTAATTATAAACTGAGAAATTTTACAACTGATGTCCATGACAAGACTTGAACCCATGACCAATAGGTTATGGGGTAGTTAAAGATACTAGTGGACCAAAGGCTACACGGTACTTATTCACTTATTTTAAGATataatcattttcatttcaGGGGTATACGCTTGGTAATCCTTTCACAGATACAAGTGGCGACTATAATACAAAACTTCCATTCGCTCATGATATGGCACTCTTATCAGATGCAATCTACAAGGTAGATCAATTACATTTGAGATGTCTGTTT
The sequence above is drawn from the Erigeron canadensis isolate Cc75 chromosome 4, C_canadensis_v1, whole genome shotgun sequence genome and encodes:
- the LOC122596334 gene encoding serine carboxypeptidase-like 10 isoform X2; the protein is MHQILMKMRLQSRSRLQPWKHYCNKPSSSQLNPMLFAVCLLLASLDVIKSQFLVKTLPGLDGELPFTLETGYIGVGESDDEQLFYYFIESEGNPEDDPLMIWFTGGPGCSSLSGLMFEIGPFTINYATSTLENPILELVPYSWTKVANIIFLDQPAGSGFSYAKTPESYITNDTLASKLAYSFLRKWLVDHPKFFSNPLYVGGDSYSGKIVPLVVQEIYNGNEIGEEQPLNIKGYTVGNPFTDTSGDYNSRIPFAHHMALLSDAIYKSAKENCGGEYLTVDPNNSLCIHALQTVDKCLERININHILEPVCDTSNTLKSDLFRRDLRGLDKTSLDTWSLPQAQKQWCRDDKNEYTAAWANRKDVREALHIHEEFNNIEWVRCNESLEHDFFIETPSYAHNVMSVVGYHRHFADKKCRALVYSGDHDMVIPHLGTLNWIQSLNLPVVDDWRPWFVDEQVAGYTMKYMNSADQSLIFATVKGGGHTAAEFKPKECLNMFIRWLADDTL
- the LOC122596334 gene encoding serine carboxypeptidase-like 10 isoform X1, encoding MHQILMQKMRLQSRSRLQPWKHYCNKPSSSQLNPMLFAVCLLLASLDVIKSQFLVKTLPGLDGELPFTLETGYIGVGESDDEQLFYYFIESEGNPEDDPLMIWFTGGPGCSSLSGLMFEIGPFTINYATSTLENPILELVPYSWTKVANIIFLDQPAGSGFSYAKTPESYITNDTLASKLAYSFLRKWLVDHPKFFSNPLYVGGDSYSGKIVPLVVQEIYNGNEIGEEQPLNIKGYTVGNPFTDTSGDYNSRIPFAHHMALLSDAIYKSAKENCGGEYLTVDPNNSLCIHALQTVDKCLERININHILEPVCDTSNTLKSDLFRRDLRGLDKTSLDTWSLPQAQKQWCRDDKNEYTAAWANRKDVREALHIHEEFNNIEWVRCNESLEHDFFIETPSYAHNVMSVVGYHRHFADKKCRALVYSGDHDMVIPHLGTLNWIQSLNLPVVDDWRPWFVDEQVAGYTMKYMNSADQSLIFATVKGGGHTAAEFKPKECLNMFIRWLADDTL
- the LOC122596334 gene encoding serine carboxypeptidase-like 10 isoform X3, yielding MRLQSRSRLQPWKHYCNKPSSSQLNPMLFAVCLLLASLDVIKSQFLVKTLPGLDGELPFTLETGYIGVGESDDEQLFYYFIESEGNPEDDPLMIWFTGGPGCSSLSGLMFEIGPFTINYATSTLENPILELVPYSWTKVANIIFLDQPAGSGFSYAKTPESYITNDTLASKLAYSFLRKWLVDHPKFFSNPLYVGGDSYSGKIVPLVVQEIYNGNEIGEEQPLNIKGYTVGNPFTDTSGDYNSRIPFAHHMALLSDAIYKSAKENCGGEYLTVDPNNSLCIHALQTVDKCLERININHILEPVCDTSNTLKSDLFRRDLRGLDKTSLDTWSLPQAQKQWCRDDKNEYTAAWANRKDVREALHIHEEFNNIEWVRCNESLEHDFFIETPSYAHNVMSVVGYHRHFADKKCRALVYSGDHDMVIPHLGTLNWIQSLNLPVVDDWRPWFVDEQVAGYTMKYMNSADQSLIFATVKGGGHTAAEFKPKECLNMFIRWLADDTL
- the LOC122596336 gene encoding serine carboxypeptidase-like 10; amino-acid sequence: MRLVLQSRSRLQPWKHYCNKPSSSQLNPMLFAVCLLLASLDVIKSQFLVKTLPGLDGDLPFTLETGYIGVGESDDEQLFYYFIESEGNPKDDPLMIWLTGGPGCSSLSGLMFEIGPFTINYAISTLENPILEVVPYSWTKVANIIFLDQPAGSGFSYAKTPETYITNDTLSSKLAYSFLRKWLVDHPKFLSNPLYVGGTSYSGKIVPQIVQAIYDGNEIGEEPLLNIKGYTLGNPFTDTSGDYNTKLPFAHDMALLSDAIYKSAKENCGGEYLNVDPDNSLCIHALQTVDKCLERINTAQILEPLCDTSNNLKSDLSRRDLRGLDKTSLDTWSILQVQKHWCQDDKDEYTAAWANRKDVREALHIHEEFYNIKWVRCNESLTHDFFKETPSYAHNVRSVVDYHRHFTDKKCRALVFSGDHDMIVPHLGTLNWIQSLNLPVVDDWRAWFVDEQVAGYTMKYVNGTDYSLIFATVKGGGHTAAEFKPKECLNMFTRWLANDTL